The proteins below come from a single Streptomyces sp. B3I8 genomic window:
- a CDS encoding diacylglycerol kinase family protein — translation MRALLVVNPAATTTSARTRDVLIHALASEMKLEAVMTEYRGHARDLGRQAADSEDIDLIVALGGDGTVNEVVNGLLHRGPDPDRLPGLAVVPGGSTNVFARALGLPNDAVEATGALLDALREGSERTVGLGLAAGVPGTQDEAVPSRWFTFCAGLGFDAGVVGRVEQQRERGRRSTHALYLRQVIRQFLDEPHRRHGAITLERPGEEPVTDLVLSIICNTSPWTFLGNRPVYASPKASFDTGLDILGLNRMSTASVARYATQLLTSSPERGPRGKHAVALHDLTDFTLHSKVPLPLQMDGDHLGLRTDVAFTGVRRALRVIV, via the coding sequence ATGCGTGCACTTCTCGTGGTCAATCCGGCGGCAACCACCACAAGCGCACGTACGCGTGACGTCCTGATCCACGCACTGGCGAGCGAGATGAAGCTCGAGGCGGTCATGACCGAGTACCGCGGCCACGCACGGGACCTCGGCCGGCAGGCCGCGGACAGCGAGGACATAGACCTGATCGTCGCCCTCGGCGGCGACGGCACGGTCAACGAGGTCGTCAACGGCCTGCTCCACCGCGGTCCCGACCCCGACCGGCTGCCCGGTCTCGCCGTGGTCCCGGGCGGCTCCACCAATGTCTTCGCCCGCGCCCTCGGCCTGCCCAACGACGCCGTGGAGGCCACCGGCGCCCTGCTGGACGCGCTGCGCGAGGGCAGCGAACGCACGGTCGGTCTGGGACTCGCCGCGGGAGTTCCCGGTACCCAGGACGAGGCGGTGCCCTCCCGCTGGTTCACGTTCTGCGCCGGGCTCGGCTTCGACGCGGGGGTGGTCGGCCGGGTCGAACAACAGCGCGAGCGGGGCAGGCGCTCGACCCATGCGCTGTATCTGCGCCAGGTCATACGTCAGTTTTTGGACGAACCCCACCGCAGGCACGGAGCGATCACCCTGGAGCGGCCCGGCGAGGAGCCGGTCACGGATCTGGTGCTGTCGATCATCTGCAACACGTCGCCATGGACGTTTCTCGGCAATCGCCCGGTGTACGCGTCACCTAAGGCCTCGTTCGATACCGGGCTCGACATCCTCGGCCTCAACCGCATGTCCACGGCCTCGGTTGCCCGGTATGCGACCCAGTTGCTCACTTCGTCCCCCGAGCGCGGACCCCGCGGCAAGCACGCGGTCGCACTGCACGACCTGACGGACTTCACCTTGCATTCGAAGGTGCCGCTCCCCCTTCAGATGGACGGTGACCACCTCGGACTGCGTACCGACGTGGCGTTCACAGGCGTACGCCGTGCACTGCGTGTGATTGTGTGA